In the Pseudomonadota bacterium genome, GTCGGGCCGGCGAACGGCGTCAACAGGCGCGACGTCCTCATCGGGCCGCAGTAGCCTCGTTCCTGCCCTTCTCCGAGAGCCCTCATCCCTGCCCTTCTCCCGGGGGGAGAAGGGTAACCTCACCCTCTTTCTCCCTCTCCCACCGGGAGAGGGTCGGGGTGAGGGCCGGGCCGGGGTGAGGGCCGGCCCCGGGGTGAGGGCTCGAAGTGAGAGGACCCTCTTCCCGAATCGGACGTTCGGGCGAGAAGTTGCCGGAAATCGCATACGGGTTGTCTTTTTCCCCGCGCCGGGCGAACGTGTCCGCACTGGGTCCCCTCTCTCAAAGGAGCTGGTCGATGAAAGCCAAGACGCGAATCCTCCTCTCGGCGTCCTTCGTCGTCTGCATGATCGCCGCGGCGTGCGGCGAGAAGAAGACCGATGAGCCGAAGGGCGCGGTGGCGCCCGCGGTGAAGGACGCCGCAGCCGCCCCCGCGGCGAAGGCGCCGGAACCGCCGAAGGCGCTCACGCTCGCCGAGAAGTGCGCGCTGTTCGAGCCGCCGTGGAAGGGCGGCAGCTGGGTCGAGTGGGGGCAGAAGAACCCGGAGGCGGGCGAGGAGTGGTACGACACGATCGAGGAGAAGATGAAGAACGCCGATCTCTCGGTGCTCCCGCAGTGCACGGAGCTCGAGCACGTCTTCGTCGGCTTCAGCGCGCTCCCGGATCTCGCGCCGCTCGCCGGGCTCGGGAAGATCAGGCGGCTCGACCTGCGCATGATGCCGCAGATCAAGGACCTGGCCCCCCTGCGCGCGCTCCAGAGCCTCGAGTACCTCAACATCACCGGCACGGGCGTGGAGGATCTGACGCCGCTCGCCGACGTCGCGAGCCTCGTCGAACTCGAGGCGCGGATGCTGACGGCCAAGGACCTCACGCCCCTCGGCGCCCTGCCCAACCTCGTGACCGTCGACTTCCTGAAGTGCCCGGTCACCGACGTCCAGCCGCTCGCGACGGCGCCCAAGCTCGAGAAGGCGCTCCTGTGCAACACCGACGTGGCCGACATCGCGCCGCTCGAGAAGGCCGCGGATCGCCTCAAGGCGCTCGATCTGTGCGACAGCCGGTTCCGCGACTTCAAGAAGCTGAAGGCGTTCAAGAACCTCACGTTCCTCCGGCTGTGGGGGCTCCCGATCGAGGATCTTTCCGTGCTCTCGGGGATGACGGAGATGGACGACCTCGATCTCTCGAAGACGCCCGTGAAGGACCTCACGCCGTTGCACGGCATGAAGAAGCTGAAGACCCTGCGCCTTTTGATGGTGGAGATCGATCCACAGCAGATCGAGGCGATGCGCGCGGCGGTGCCCGGTGTCGATATCATCCAGAAGATCACCGCCAATTAGCGCCGCCAACGGCGGGCGGGACGAGCCGGCCCCTCGCTCGCGGCGCCTGAACCTCGCGCTCCTGTGGCAGGGACAGCTCGTCTCGTCGCTCGGCGACGCCCTGTATCGGATCGCGCTCGGCTTCTGGATCCTCGCCGAGACGGGCTCCACCGCGATCGCCGGCGGGGTGATCGCCGCCTCGACGCTGCCGCGCGTCCTCCTCTCTCCCCTCGCGGGCGCCGCCGCCGACAGGCTCCCGAGAAAATGGATCCTCGTCGCCGCGGATCTCTCGTGCGGAGCCGCGGTGCTCTGGATCGGCGTCGCCGCGCGGGGCGAGTCCCTCGAGTTGTGGATGGTCGTCGCCGCCTCGCTCGCGGTGGGCGCCGGCGCCGCGTTCTTCAACCCGACGCTCGAGGCGGTGCTCCCGGATCTCGTCGCCCGCGGGAACGTCGTGCGCGCCAACGCGGCGTTCGCGCTCGCCGGAACCGGCGCCGCGCTGATCGGCAGCTCGATCGGGGGCTTCGCCTACGCCGCCGCCGGCGCGTCGCTCCTGTTCGTCCTCAACGGGCTGTCGTTCGTCTTCTCGGCCCTCACCGAGCTGCCCTTGAAGCTCCCCCCGCCGCCCCGCTCCTCGCGCCCGCCGGGAGGGCT is a window encoding:
- a CDS encoding MFS transporter, whose protein sequence is MSISSRRSPPISAANGGRDEPAPRSRRLNLALLWQGQLVSSLGDALYRIALGFWILAETGSTAIAGGVIAASTLPRVLLSPLAGAAADRLPRKWILVAADLSCGAAVLWIGVAARGESLELWMVVAASLAVGAGAAFFNPTLEAVLPDLVARGNVVRANAAFALAGTGAALIGSSIGGFAYAAAGASLLFVLNGLSFVFSALTELPLKLPPPPRSSRPPGGLRGQLRAGAAAVRAVAGLGWLFSASIFASFLMAGLFFLLMALCQRRADLGSTAYGLLMGGLSAGAIAGYLLTSASSAPPRARAAVFCSGGVASGAALAVVPAIPGTAGMVPLLAIAGLGISLSAPLFTTAVQLSVPDADRGTVLGLRFALMTGATPLGVAAAGLASEVVDPAHLIAFAGSGIAAAYLATSAVRSARAVLGVEPGRR